A window from Mustela erminea isolate mMusErm1 chromosome 17, mMusErm1.Pri, whole genome shotgun sequence encodes these proteins:
- the APOBEC4 gene encoding putative C->U-editing enzyme APOBEC-4 — protein sequence MEPIYEEYLANRGTIVKPYYWLSFSLDCSNCPYHIRTGEEARVPYTEFHQIFGFPYGPVYPQTKHLTFYELKTSSGSLVQKGHASSCTENNTHPESMLFEMNGYFDAARHKNNAIRHIILYSNNSPCNEANHCCISKMYNFLIMYPDVTLSIYFSQLYHTEAEFPASAWNREALRSLASLWPQVTLSPISGGIWHSLLNSFVSGVSGPTVFQPILTGRALADRHNAYEINRITGVKPYFTDVLPQTKENQNIKAQAALESYPFNKVFPGQYLQVTRGQPQPNLTPDLRVPVVFVLVPFRDLPPIHVRQNAHKPRIIVRHLNMPQMSFLDTKEPRRPPMGTPAERVEITEQVASTKEADEKKKKGKK from the coding sequence ATGGAACCTATATATGAAGAATACCTAGCAAATCGTGGAACAATAGTAAAACCTTATTACTGGCTAAGCTTCTCTCTAGATTGTTCGAACTGTCCTTACCATATTCGGACAGGAGAAGAAGCAAGAGTTCCCTATACAGAATTTCATCAGATTTTTGGATTCCCTTATGGGCCAGTGTATCCTCAAACAAAGCACCTCACGTTTTATGAGCTAAAAACTTCTTCTGGAAGCCTGGTGCAAAAGGGCCACGCTAGCAGTTGCACTGAGAACAATACCCATCCAGAATCGATGCTATTCGAGATGAATGGTTATTTTGACGCAGCCCGACACAAAAACAATGCTATCAGGCATATCATTCTGTATTCCAACAACTCTCCTTGTAATGAAGCCAACCACTGCTGCATCAGCAAAATGTACAATTTCTTAATAATGTATCCAGATGTTACTCTCAGCATTTACTTTTCTCAGCTCTATCATACTGAGGCCGAATTTCCTGCCTCGGCGTGGAACCGGGAAGCTCTCCGGAGCCTGGCCAGTTTATGGCCACAGGTCACCTTGAGCCCAATAAGTGGTGGAATTTGGCATTCTCTCCTCAACAGCTTTGTGAGTGGTGTCTCAGGACCCACTGTTTTCCAGCCCATTTTAACCGGGAGAGCACTGGCTGATAGGCACAACGCATATGAAATCAACAGGATAACAGGAGTGAAACCTTATTTCACTGATGTTCTTCCCCAGACAAAAGAGAATCAGAACATAAAAGCTCAGGCGGCTTTAGAGAGCTACCCCTTCAACAAGGTCTTTCCTGGGCAGTATCTTCAAGTGACACGTGGACAACCGCAACCCAATCTGACCCCAGACCTCAGAGTTCCCGTCGTTTTTGTGTTGGTGCCTTTCAGAGACCTACCACCAATCCATGTGCGTCAAAATGCACACAAACCCAGGATTATTGTGAGGCACTTAAATATGCCTCAAATGTCATTCCTGGACACCAAGGAACCCAGAAGGCCTCCCATGGGAACGCCAGCGGAGAGAGTGGAAATCACGGAGCAGGTTGCAAGTACCAAAGAAGcagatgaaaagaagaagaaagggaaaaaataa